The DNA window TTAACGGCTACCTGGGGGTGTCAGACGGCATCCGGTGCGATGGGGGGCAGGGCAAGAAAGAGCCCGCTCCGGTCAGGCGCCGAACTGCTCGTTCAGAATGCGCTCGTCCCAACTGTGGTCGCGATCGAAAAGAATGAGGCTCTTCTGCTTGCCGTCCTCGTGCACCTTCACGTTCTTCACGCGCCGGATTTCGGTGTGGTCGGCGACCGCGCTCACCGGACGCTTCTCAGGTTCGAGAATTTCGATCTCGACGCGCGAACGGTTGGGCAAGAGAGCACCGCGCCAGCGCCTCGGCCGGAACGGGCTGATCGGCGTCAGGGCAAGCAGGGGCGCGTAGATCGGCAGGATCGGGCCGTGGGCCGAAAGGTTGTAGGCCGTGGACCCGGCCGGCGTCGCGACGAGGATGCCGTCGCAGATCAGTTCCGGCAGCCGCACCTTGTCGTCCACCATCACCTTCAGCTTGGCTGCCTGATAGATCTGCCTCAGAAGGGCCACCTCGTTGATGGCCTTCGCCTGATGGTGGACGCCATGCATGTCGACG is part of the Hartmannibacter diazotrophicus genome and encodes:
- a CDS encoding NAD kinase — its product is MSEQAGDIVEKIAFVASRAPDAIEAKKALEAKYGGVPPEEATVIVALGGDGLMLQTLHDFMNTNKPIYGMNRGSVGFLMNEFSLDNLHERLAASSITAIHPLILNAVDMHGVHHQAKAINEVALLRQIYQAAKLKVMVDDKVRLPELICDGILVATPAGSTAYNLSAHGPILPIYAPLLALTPISPFRPRRWRGALLPNRSRVEIEILEPEKRPVSAVADHTEIRRVKNVKVHEDGKQKSLILFDRDHSWDERILNEQFGA